The Pararge aegeria chromosome 8, ilParAegt1.1, whole genome shotgun sequence genome window below encodes:
- the LOC120625605 gene encoding serine/arginine repetitive matrix protein 1-like isoform X4, with protein sequence MMMYTGTSTEQDTRFSDKEKKLMKQMKFGDCLTQQVDMSKVKLDVLKPWITQKITEILKMEDDVVIDYVNNQLEEKFPCPKKMQINLTGFLNGKNARLFMGELWELLLSAQASENGIPESFTQQKKEEIKKRMEEQQKDKDKDKDRRRTRSRSRRRSRDRRRSRSRSRDRSSDRKHRSGGSPRRSRRRSRDRSSQPKPPHVDEIKLPEPKENGKSPVKKEEDVEMKEEVNHNNSTAESIQDESSKVDDSLVENDENKEVQPKSRSASPNKSIVPVVAVGDQQKEEEKPVEKPRNSSSERRSSSASSHGSAKKRSSHKKRQYRSNRDSSASVSPRRSTRRDRSKSRRRSSRPRRSVERRERERERERERERERRRRERERRERSRDRRRSRSRRRSRSRHRSRRGSRDRRSREHRSRDRRSRDRSRDKRSRDRSGKEVPRSRDRKSRDRRSSDLIKERLEKSVSIPRKENLDKLRKKSPERIPIPRERSKERVVSSSSRESSVVNEKPAPQNEVQTTKVQSSDEEDKEDFISVPVLREYSKSLSRTPSPFLRKHEIENNKKSDRSGDDASGKEQNEEDAKVPEVKKAKRKGKQSESESESSEEVAKSKSKSKPKRKEKPTSKRSKKSKKESSSSDSDSEDSSSSDSEDRKKKSKKNAKKKLAKKSRKKRARSSSSESSSEEEVKRKSAKAKNKSLTEDSDTEKKSKKRAKDANLDRPRLEKNESKPVKSKKVDNSEDSHEDSSDSDEKSSKKKAKHDSTSSEKEVRRKKADSIKDKIASPEASKTRKAEEKSSKAKHVDESKIKTREEGEKKAKKREKEESSSDSDQVTKKKPRKKVSDSESESDSDEPKKSKKAKKHKKHSKKHKKHKKHKKASKRKDDSSDSDEAEEEEEEEGKVNNEDLEKKLRERALKSMKKQTSVSGSD encoded by the exons ATGATGATGTACACg GGAACCAGTACTGAGCAGGACACACGCTTCAGTGATAAGGAGAAGAAGCTGATGAAACAAATGAAGTTTGGAGATTGCTTGACTCAACAG GTGGATATGTCCAAGGTGAAACTGGATGTATTGAAGCCATGGATAACCCAGAAGATCACAGAAATCCTCAAGATGGAAGATGATGTTGTCATTGACTACGTGAACAACCAACTAGAGGAAAAG TTCCCCTGTCCAAAGAAGATGCAGATCAACTTGACTGGATTTCTTAATGGGAAAAATGCAAGACTCTTCATGGGCGAGCTGTGGGAGCTTCTCCTGAGCGCCCAGGCCAGCGAGAACGGAATTCCGGAGTCATTCACGCAGCAGAAGAAGGAGGAAATCAAGAAAAGAATG GAAGAGCAACAGAAGGACAAGGATAAAGACAAGGATCGACGCAGGACTCGATCGCGGTCGCGGCGGAGGTCGCGTGACCGACGGCGCTCCCGGTCTCGCTCGCGTGATCGTTCATCTGACAGGAA GCATCGAAGTGGTGGCAGCCCACGCCGGTCGAGGAGGCGTAGCCGCGATCGTAGCAGCCAGCCGAAGCCCCCGCATGTTGATGAAATCAAGCTACCTGAACCTAAGG AAAATGGGAAGTCTCCTGTCAAGAAGGAAGAAGATGTTGAAATGAAAGAGGAAGTCAACCACAACAACTCCACCGCAGAGTCCATCCAAGATGAGTCTTCCAAGGTTGACGATTCGTTGGTAGAGAATGATGAAAATAAAGAAGTGCAACCCAAATCTAGATCAGCTTCGCCCAATAA GTCCATAGTACCAGTGGTGGCGGTAGGTGACCAgcaaaaagaagaggagaaacCGGTGGAGAAACCGCGCAACTCATCCAGCGAACGTCGCTCGTCGTCCGCTTCATCTC ATGGGAGCGCTAAGAAGAGATCTTCGCACAAGAAACGGCAGTATCGCTCTAATCGCGATTCATCCGCTAGTGTCAGCCCCCGACGCAGTACGCGGAGAGACAG gAGCAAGTCACGACGTCGGAGCAGCCGACCACGTCGGTCTGTAGAGCGTCGAGAACGGGAGCGCGAGAGGGAGAGAGAACGTGAACGTGAAAGGCGCCGTCGGGAGCGAGAGAGACGGGAGAG GTCTCGCGATCGCCGCCGTTCTCGTTCGCGCAGGCGCTCGCGTTCTCGGCATCGTTCCAGGCGCGGGTCGAGGGACCGCCGCTCTAGAGAGCATCGCTCGAGGGACAGACGCTCTAGAGACAGATCCAG GGACAAGAGATCGAGGGACCGGTCTGGAAAGGAAGTACCAAGGTCGAGGGATAGGAAATCACGTGATAGAAGGTCAAGCGATCTGATTAAAGAACGTTTGGAGAAGTCCGTCTCTATACCACGTAAAG aAAATCTCGACAAACTGCGCAAGAAGTCGCCAGAACGGATACCCATCCCACGAGAACGTTCCAAAGAACGGGTGGTTTCAAGTTCTAGCAGAGAGTCGTCCGTTGTTAATGAAAAACCTGCACCTCAAAATGAAGTTCAGACTACTAAAGTTCAATCTTCAGACGAAGAAGATAAAGAAGATTTCATTTCAGTTCCAGTGTTGCGTGAATATTCTAAGAGTTTGTCGCGTACTCCATCACCTTTCTTAAGAAAACATGAAATAGAGAATAACAAGAAATCAGACCGATCTGGAGACGACGCTTCTGGTAAAGAACAGAATGAAGAAGATGCTAAGGTTCCTGAGGTAAAGAAGGCAAAACGCAAAGGAAAGCAATCTGAATCCGAAAGTGAAAGTAGTGAAGAAGTTGCAAAATCAAAGAGCAAATCTAAACCTAAACGCAAAGAGAAGCCTACTTCAAAAAGATCAAAGAAATCTAAAAAAGAAAGTTCGTCTAGCGACAGTGATTCTGAAGATTCTTCTTCAAGTGATTCTGAAGATCGGAAAAAGAAAAGCAAAAAGAATGCTAAGAAAAAACTAGCGAAGAAGTCTCGAAAGAAGAGAGCTAGATCTTCAAGTTCTGAATCTAGCTCAGAAGAGGAGGTCAAGCGTAAGAGCGCTAAAGcgaaaaataaaagtttgacaGAAGACTCAGATACTGAAAAGAAATCCAAAAAGCGGGCTAAAGATGCTAATTTAGATCGTCCGAGACTAGAAAAAAATGAGAGTAAACCAGTCAAATCAAAGAAAGTTGATAACTCTGAAGATTCGCACGAAGATAGTTCTGATAGTGACGAGAAGTCAAGTAAAAAGAAAGCAAAGCATGATTCGACTTCTTCGGAAAAGGAAGTTCGGCGTAAGAAGGCTGACTCTATTAAGGATAAGATTGCATCACCCGAAGCTTCTAAAACGCGCAAGGCAGAGGAGAAATCCTCTAAAGCAAAACACGTAGATGAGTCAAAAATAAAGACTCGCGAAGAGGGTGAGAAGAAAGCTAAGAAAAGAGAAAAAGAGGAATCATCTTCCGATAGTGACCAGGTAACAAAGAAAAAGCCTAGAAAGAAAGTTTCCGATTCAGAATCGGAATCAGACAGTGACGAACCTAAAAAGTCTAAAAAGGCAAAGAAGCATAAGAAACATTCAAAGAAGcataagaaacataaaaaacataagaaaGCGTCTAAGCGCAAAGATGATTCCTCAGACAGTGATGAGGctgaggaagaagaagaagaggagGGGAAAGTTAACAACGAGGACTTAGAAAAGAAACTCCGAGAAAGAGCTTTAAAGTCTATGAAAAAGCAGACTAGCGTGTCTGGCTCTGATTAA
- the LOC120625605 gene encoding serine/arginine repetitive matrix protein 1-like isoform X1: protein MMMYTGTSTEQDTRFSDKEKKLMKQMKFGDCLTQQVDMSKVKLDVLKPWITQKITEILKMEDDVVIDYVNNQLEEKFPCPKKMQINLTGFLNGKNARLFMGELWELLLSAQASENGIPESFTQQKKEEIKKRMEEQQKDKDKDKDRRRTRSRSRRRSRDRRRSRSRSRDRSSDRKHRSGGSPRRSRRRSRDRSSQPKPPHVDEIKLPEPKENGKSPVKKEEDVEMKEEVNHNNSTAESIQDESSKVDDSLVENDENKEVQPKSRSASPNKSIVPVVAVGDQQKEEEKPVEKPRNSSSERRSSSASSHGSAKKRSSHKKRQYRSNRDSSASVSPRRSTRRDRSKSRRRSSRPRRSVERRERERERERERERERRRRERERRERSRERRRSLERRRRSRSRSRRRSRDRSRDRRRSRSRRRSRSRHRSRRGSRDRRSREHRSRDRRSRDRSRDKRSRDRSGKEVPRSRDRKSRDRRSSDLIKERLEKSVSIPRKENLDKLRKKSPERIPIPRERSKERVVSSSSRESSVVNEKPAPQNEVQTTKVQSSDEEDKEDFISVPVLREYSKSLSRTPSPFLRKHEIENNKKSDRSGDDASGKEQNEEDAKVPEVKKAKRKGKQSESESESSEEVAKSKSKSKPKRKEKPTSKRSKKSKKESSSSDSDSEDSSSSDSEDRKKKSKKNAKKKLAKKSRKKRARSSSSESSSEEEVKRKSAKAKNKSLTEDSDTEKKSKKRAKDANLDRPRLEKNESKPVKSKKVDNSEDSHEDSSDSDEKSSKKKAKHDSTSSEKEVRRKKADSIKDKIASPEASKTRKAEEKSSKAKHVDESKIKTREEGEKKAKKREKEESSSDSDQVTKKKPRKKVSDSESESDSDEPKKSKKAKKHKKHSKKHKKHKKHKKASKRKDDSSDSDEAEEEEEEEGKVNNEDLEKKLRERALKSMKKQTSVSGSD from the exons ATGATGATGTACACg GGAACCAGTACTGAGCAGGACACACGCTTCAGTGATAAGGAGAAGAAGCTGATGAAACAAATGAAGTTTGGAGATTGCTTGACTCAACAG GTGGATATGTCCAAGGTGAAACTGGATGTATTGAAGCCATGGATAACCCAGAAGATCACAGAAATCCTCAAGATGGAAGATGATGTTGTCATTGACTACGTGAACAACCAACTAGAGGAAAAG TTCCCCTGTCCAAAGAAGATGCAGATCAACTTGACTGGATTTCTTAATGGGAAAAATGCAAGACTCTTCATGGGCGAGCTGTGGGAGCTTCTCCTGAGCGCCCAGGCCAGCGAGAACGGAATTCCGGAGTCATTCACGCAGCAGAAGAAGGAGGAAATCAAGAAAAGAATG GAAGAGCAACAGAAGGACAAGGATAAAGACAAGGATCGACGCAGGACTCGATCGCGGTCGCGGCGGAGGTCGCGTGACCGACGGCGCTCCCGGTCTCGCTCGCGTGATCGTTCATCTGACAGGAA GCATCGAAGTGGTGGCAGCCCACGCCGGTCGAGGAGGCGTAGCCGCGATCGTAGCAGCCAGCCGAAGCCCCCGCATGTTGATGAAATCAAGCTACCTGAACCTAAGG AAAATGGGAAGTCTCCTGTCAAGAAGGAAGAAGATGTTGAAATGAAAGAGGAAGTCAACCACAACAACTCCACCGCAGAGTCCATCCAAGATGAGTCTTCCAAGGTTGACGATTCGTTGGTAGAGAATGATGAAAATAAAGAAGTGCAACCCAAATCTAGATCAGCTTCGCCCAATAA GTCCATAGTACCAGTGGTGGCGGTAGGTGACCAgcaaaaagaagaggagaaacCGGTGGAGAAACCGCGCAACTCATCCAGCGAACGTCGCTCGTCGTCCGCTTCATCTC ATGGGAGCGCTAAGAAGAGATCTTCGCACAAGAAACGGCAGTATCGCTCTAATCGCGATTCATCCGCTAGTGTCAGCCCCCGACGCAGTACGCGGAGAGACAG gAGCAAGTCACGACGTCGGAGCAGCCGACCACGTCGGTCTGTAGAGCGTCGAGAACGGGAGCGCGAGAGGGAGAGAGAACGTGAACGTGAAAGGCGCCGTCGGGAGCGAGAGAGACGGGAGAG GTCGCGTGAACGTCGCCGATCGCTTGAAAGACGTAGACGTTCGCGTTCACGCTCTCGACGACGTTCAAGAGACAg GTCTCGCGATCGCCGCCGTTCTCGTTCGCGCAGGCGCTCGCGTTCTCGGCATCGTTCCAGGCGCGGGTCGAGGGACCGCCGCTCTAGAGAGCATCGCTCGAGGGACAGACGCTCTAGAGACAGATCCAG GGACAAGAGATCGAGGGACCGGTCTGGAAAGGAAGTACCAAGGTCGAGGGATAGGAAATCACGTGATAGAAGGTCAAGCGATCTGATTAAAGAACGTTTGGAGAAGTCCGTCTCTATACCACGTAAAG aAAATCTCGACAAACTGCGCAAGAAGTCGCCAGAACGGATACCCATCCCACGAGAACGTTCCAAAGAACGGGTGGTTTCAAGTTCTAGCAGAGAGTCGTCCGTTGTTAATGAAAAACCTGCACCTCAAAATGAAGTTCAGACTACTAAAGTTCAATCTTCAGACGAAGAAGATAAAGAAGATTTCATTTCAGTTCCAGTGTTGCGTGAATATTCTAAGAGTTTGTCGCGTACTCCATCACCTTTCTTAAGAAAACATGAAATAGAGAATAACAAGAAATCAGACCGATCTGGAGACGACGCTTCTGGTAAAGAACAGAATGAAGAAGATGCTAAGGTTCCTGAGGTAAAGAAGGCAAAACGCAAAGGAAAGCAATCTGAATCCGAAAGTGAAAGTAGTGAAGAAGTTGCAAAATCAAAGAGCAAATCTAAACCTAAACGCAAAGAGAAGCCTACTTCAAAAAGATCAAAGAAATCTAAAAAAGAAAGTTCGTCTAGCGACAGTGATTCTGAAGATTCTTCTTCAAGTGATTCTGAAGATCGGAAAAAGAAAAGCAAAAAGAATGCTAAGAAAAAACTAGCGAAGAAGTCTCGAAAGAAGAGAGCTAGATCTTCAAGTTCTGAATCTAGCTCAGAAGAGGAGGTCAAGCGTAAGAGCGCTAAAGcgaaaaataaaagtttgacaGAAGACTCAGATACTGAAAAGAAATCCAAAAAGCGGGCTAAAGATGCTAATTTAGATCGTCCGAGACTAGAAAAAAATGAGAGTAAACCAGTCAAATCAAAGAAAGTTGATAACTCTGAAGATTCGCACGAAGATAGTTCTGATAGTGACGAGAAGTCAAGTAAAAAGAAAGCAAAGCATGATTCGACTTCTTCGGAAAAGGAAGTTCGGCGTAAGAAGGCTGACTCTATTAAGGATAAGATTGCATCACCCGAAGCTTCTAAAACGCGCAAGGCAGAGGAGAAATCCTCTAAAGCAAAACACGTAGATGAGTCAAAAATAAAGACTCGCGAAGAGGGTGAGAAGAAAGCTAAGAAAAGAGAAAAAGAGGAATCATCTTCCGATAGTGACCAGGTAACAAAGAAAAAGCCTAGAAAGAAAGTTTCCGATTCAGAATCGGAATCAGACAGTGACGAACCTAAAAAGTCTAAAAAGGCAAAGAAGCATAAGAAACATTCAAAGAAGcataagaaacataaaaaacataagaaaGCGTCTAAGCGCAAAGATGATTCCTCAGACAGTGATGAGGctgaggaagaagaagaagaggagGGGAAAGTTAACAACGAGGACTTAGAAAAGAAACTCCGAGAAAGAGCTTTAAAGTCTATGAAAAAGCAGACTAGCGTGTCTGGCTCTGATTAA
- the LOC120625605 gene encoding serine/arginine repetitive matrix protein 1-like isoform X3, producing the protein MMMYTGTSTEQDTRFSDKEKKLMKQMKFGDCLTQQVDMSKVKLDVLKPWITQKITEILKMEDDVVIDYVNNQLEEKFPCPKKMQINLTGFLNGKNARLFMGELWELLLSAQASENGIPESFTQQKKEEIKKRMDKDKDKDRRRTRSRSRRRSRDRRRSRSRSRDRSSDRKHRSGGSPRRSRRRSRDRSSQPKPPHVDEIKLPEPKENGKSPVKKEEDVEMKEEVNHNNSTAESIQDESSKVDDSLVENDENKEVQPKSRSASPNKSIVPVVAVGDQQKEEEKPVEKPRNSSSERRSSSASSHGSAKKRSSHKKRQYRSNRDSSASVSPRRSTRRDRSKSRRRSSRPRRSVERRERERERERERERERRRRERERRERSRERRRSLERRRRSRSRSRRRSRDRSRDRRRSRSRRRSRSRHRSRRGSRDRRSREHRSRDRRSRDRSRDKRSRDRSGKEVPRSRDRKSRDRRSSDLIKERLEKSVSIPRKENLDKLRKKSPERIPIPRERSKERVVSSSSRESSVVNEKPAPQNEVQTTKVQSSDEEDKEDFISVPVLREYSKSLSRTPSPFLRKHEIENNKKSDRSGDDASGKEQNEEDAKVPEVKKAKRKGKQSESESESSEEVAKSKSKSKPKRKEKPTSKRSKKSKKESSSSDSDSEDSSSSDSEDRKKKSKKNAKKKLAKKSRKKRARSSSSESSSEEEVKRKSAKAKNKSLTEDSDTEKKSKKRAKDANLDRPRLEKNESKPVKSKKVDNSEDSHEDSSDSDEKSSKKKAKHDSTSSEKEVRRKKADSIKDKIASPEASKTRKAEEKSSKAKHVDESKIKTREEGEKKAKKREKEESSSDSDQVTKKKPRKKVSDSESESDSDEPKKSKKAKKHKKHSKKHKKHKKHKKASKRKDDSSDSDEAEEEEEEEGKVNNEDLEKKLRERALKSMKKQTSVSGSD; encoded by the exons ATGATGATGTACACg GGAACCAGTACTGAGCAGGACACACGCTTCAGTGATAAGGAGAAGAAGCTGATGAAACAAATGAAGTTTGGAGATTGCTTGACTCAACAG GTGGATATGTCCAAGGTGAAACTGGATGTATTGAAGCCATGGATAACCCAGAAGATCACAGAAATCCTCAAGATGGAAGATGATGTTGTCATTGACTACGTGAACAACCAACTAGAGGAAAAG TTCCCCTGTCCAAAGAAGATGCAGATCAACTTGACTGGATTTCTTAATGGGAAAAATGCAAGACTCTTCATGGGCGAGCTGTGGGAGCTTCTCCTGAGCGCCCAGGCCAGCGAGAACGGAATTCCGGAGTCATTCACGCAGCAGAAGAAGGAGGAAATCAAGAAAAGAATG GACAAGGATAAAGACAAGGATCGACGCAGGACTCGATCGCGGTCGCGGCGGAGGTCGCGTGACCGACGGCGCTCCCGGTCTCGCTCGCGTGATCGTTCATCTGACAGGAA GCATCGAAGTGGTGGCAGCCCACGCCGGTCGAGGAGGCGTAGCCGCGATCGTAGCAGCCAGCCGAAGCCCCCGCATGTTGATGAAATCAAGCTACCTGAACCTAAGG AAAATGGGAAGTCTCCTGTCAAGAAGGAAGAAGATGTTGAAATGAAAGAGGAAGTCAACCACAACAACTCCACCGCAGAGTCCATCCAAGATGAGTCTTCCAAGGTTGACGATTCGTTGGTAGAGAATGATGAAAATAAAGAAGTGCAACCCAAATCTAGATCAGCTTCGCCCAATAA GTCCATAGTACCAGTGGTGGCGGTAGGTGACCAgcaaaaagaagaggagaaacCGGTGGAGAAACCGCGCAACTCATCCAGCGAACGTCGCTCGTCGTCCGCTTCATCTC ATGGGAGCGCTAAGAAGAGATCTTCGCACAAGAAACGGCAGTATCGCTCTAATCGCGATTCATCCGCTAGTGTCAGCCCCCGACGCAGTACGCGGAGAGACAG gAGCAAGTCACGACGTCGGAGCAGCCGACCACGTCGGTCTGTAGAGCGTCGAGAACGGGAGCGCGAGAGGGAGAGAGAACGTGAACGTGAAAGGCGCCGTCGGGAGCGAGAGAGACGGGAGAG GTCGCGTGAACGTCGCCGATCGCTTGAAAGACGTAGACGTTCGCGTTCACGCTCTCGACGACGTTCAAGAGACAg GTCTCGCGATCGCCGCCGTTCTCGTTCGCGCAGGCGCTCGCGTTCTCGGCATCGTTCCAGGCGCGGGTCGAGGGACCGCCGCTCTAGAGAGCATCGCTCGAGGGACAGACGCTCTAGAGACAGATCCAG GGACAAGAGATCGAGGGACCGGTCTGGAAAGGAAGTACCAAGGTCGAGGGATAGGAAATCACGTGATAGAAGGTCAAGCGATCTGATTAAAGAACGTTTGGAGAAGTCCGTCTCTATACCACGTAAAG aAAATCTCGACAAACTGCGCAAGAAGTCGCCAGAACGGATACCCATCCCACGAGAACGTTCCAAAGAACGGGTGGTTTCAAGTTCTAGCAGAGAGTCGTCCGTTGTTAATGAAAAACCTGCACCTCAAAATGAAGTTCAGACTACTAAAGTTCAATCTTCAGACGAAGAAGATAAAGAAGATTTCATTTCAGTTCCAGTGTTGCGTGAATATTCTAAGAGTTTGTCGCGTACTCCATCACCTTTCTTAAGAAAACATGAAATAGAGAATAACAAGAAATCAGACCGATCTGGAGACGACGCTTCTGGTAAAGAACAGAATGAAGAAGATGCTAAGGTTCCTGAGGTAAAGAAGGCAAAACGCAAAGGAAAGCAATCTGAATCCGAAAGTGAAAGTAGTGAAGAAGTTGCAAAATCAAAGAGCAAATCTAAACCTAAACGCAAAGAGAAGCCTACTTCAAAAAGATCAAAGAAATCTAAAAAAGAAAGTTCGTCTAGCGACAGTGATTCTGAAGATTCTTCTTCAAGTGATTCTGAAGATCGGAAAAAGAAAAGCAAAAAGAATGCTAAGAAAAAACTAGCGAAGAAGTCTCGAAAGAAGAGAGCTAGATCTTCAAGTTCTGAATCTAGCTCAGAAGAGGAGGTCAAGCGTAAGAGCGCTAAAGcgaaaaataaaagtttgacaGAAGACTCAGATACTGAAAAGAAATCCAAAAAGCGGGCTAAAGATGCTAATTTAGATCGTCCGAGACTAGAAAAAAATGAGAGTAAACCAGTCAAATCAAAGAAAGTTGATAACTCTGAAGATTCGCACGAAGATAGTTCTGATAGTGACGAGAAGTCAAGTAAAAAGAAAGCAAAGCATGATTCGACTTCTTCGGAAAAGGAAGTTCGGCGTAAGAAGGCTGACTCTATTAAGGATAAGATTGCATCACCCGAAGCTTCTAAAACGCGCAAGGCAGAGGAGAAATCCTCTAAAGCAAAACACGTAGATGAGTCAAAAATAAAGACTCGCGAAGAGGGTGAGAAGAAAGCTAAGAAAAGAGAAAAAGAGGAATCATCTTCCGATAGTGACCAGGTAACAAAGAAAAAGCCTAGAAAGAAAGTTTCCGATTCAGAATCGGAATCAGACAGTGACGAACCTAAAAAGTCTAAAAAGGCAAAGAAGCATAAGAAACATTCAAAGAAGcataagaaacataaaaaacataagaaaGCGTCTAAGCGCAAAGATGATTCCTCAGACAGTGATGAGGctgaggaagaagaagaagaggagGGGAAAGTTAACAACGAGGACTTAGAAAAGAAACTCCGAGAAAGAGCTTTAAAGTCTATGAAAAAGCAGACTAGCGTGTCTGGCTCTGATTAA